A region of the Sphingobium yanoikuyae genome:
TGATGCGCAAGATAGCCGACGGCCGGCGCGACCAGTTCCGGATCCATCGGCGGATAGGCGCTGGTATCGAGACCCTCGGCCATGCGGGTGACGGCGCCGGGCAGGATGATGTTGCTCTTCACGCCATGAGCCGCGCCTTCGATCGCGGCGACGTTGGACAGGCCGATCATCCCGGCCTTGGCGACGCTGTAATTGACCACGCCGGCATTGCCATAAAGGCCGTTGATCGATCCGGTGAGGACGATGCGGCCATAGTTCGCCGCGCACATATGCGGGAAGGCGGCGCGCACGACATGGAAGGCGCCGCGCAGATGAACGTCGAGCACCGTCTCGAAATCATCATAGCTGAGTTCCGCCAGGCCGCCGCGCCGGACGATGCCGGCATTGTGGATAAGGATGTCGATGCTGCCGAAATGGTCGCGGGCAAGGTCGATCATCGCCTGCCCGCCTTCGGGCGTGGCGACGCTGTCGGTCGAGGCGATCGCCTGGCCCCCGGCGGCGCGGATTTCGTCCACCACCGACTGGGCCGGGCCAGCGTCGGTCCCCTCACCCTGCATGCTGACGCCGGGATCATTGACCACGACCTTCGCGCCGCGCGCCGCCAGCAGCAGCGCATAAGCCCGGCCAAGGCCACGCCCGGCGCCGGTGATCAGGGCGACACGGTCGTCAAATCGCAGCATGATAGTCTCTCTCCCGGATGATGATTGGCGGGGAGCTTAGCGGCGGCAGTCCCGTCGCCCCAAGCGTGCCGCCAAATGATCGCTCAGGCGACGATCCCGGCGTCGCGCAGCCGGGCGATGGTCTGCGCATCCATCCCCAGAAGCTCTGCCAGCACCGCGTCGCTATGCTCGCCCAGCACCGGCGGCGCGCTCGGCACCGGCTGCTCGGCGCCGGGAAAGCGGAAGGGGCGGTTGACGATCGGGATCGTGCCCAGCGTCCTGTGCTCGGTCTCCACCACCATGTTGCGGGCCAGCGTCTGCGGCTGGGCCAGCGCCTCGCTGATGGTCAGGATCGGCGCATGGGGCACCTGATGCGCGGCGAACAGCTCGGCGAGATCGGCCACGCTACGGGTCTGGGTCACCGCCGACAGCAGGGCGTTCACCTCCGCCCGCCGTTCGCGCCGCTTGTCGAGCCTGTCGTAGCGCGGATCGTCGGCCAGCGCGTCCAGCCCCAGCGCAGCGCAGATCTTGCCCCAGAAATGATTGGTGAGGCAGGCGATGACAATCGATCCGTCGCTCGCCGGAAAGACGCCATAGGGGACGAGATTGGGATGCTGCGATCCCTGCGGCACCGGATCCTGCCCGGTGAAGAAGCTGAGTTGCGCCAGATAGCCGAGCAGGCCGATCATCCCGTCCATCAGGCTGATGTCGATCAGCCGGCCGCGCCCGGTGGCATGGCGCTCATGCAGGGCGGCGAGGATCGCGATCGGCCCGTTGATGC
Encoded here:
- a CDS encoding SDR family NAD(P)-dependent oxidoreductase: MLRFDDRVALITGAGRGLGRAYALLLAARGAKVVVNDPGVSMQGEGTDAGPAQSVVDEIRAAGGQAIASTDSVATPEGGQAMIDLARDHFGSIDILIHNAGIVRRGGLAELSYDDFETVLDVHLRGAFHVVRAAFPHMCAANYGRIVLTGSINGLYGNAGVVNYSVAKAGMIGLSNVAAIEGAAHGVKSNIILPGAVTRMAEGLDTSAYPPMDPELVAPAVGYLAHQDCAVSGEMLIAMAGRVARAYTMETVGVFQPDWTIEQIADRLEAIRDTQDALLFPPVPTGHLDHLRYSFAMASEGAKQG
- a CDS encoding CaiB/BaiF CoA transferase family protein, which produces MMDSHHKNIWGGPLAGVRVLDFTRVLAGPSAALALADLGAEVIKVEPPGSGDDTRSFPPLREGESHYFLSVNRGKKSIVLDLKAPEGLAIARDLAAKSDILIENYRPGVMDRLGLGYEALSALNPGLIYCAISGFGMTGPLKDRPSFDIVLQAMSGALSVNGEPGGLPTKLGIPLGDLVGGINGPIAILAALHERHATGRGRLIDISLMDGMIGLLGYLAQLSFFTGQDPVPQGSQHPNLVPYGVFPASDGSIVIACLTNHFWGKICAALGLDALADDPRYDRLDKRRERRAEVNALLSAVTQTRSVADLAELFAAHQVPHAPILTISEALAQPQTLARNMVVETEHRTLGTIPIVNRPFRFPGAEQPVPSAPPVLGEHSDAVLAELLGMDAQTIARLRDAGIVA